The genomic window AAGGCCTTTTTTTACAGGGggaagaattaaaagaataaatggatgAGTACTGTTAGTGAtaacaaaaaatgacaatatatcaataagtcatttttgaaatatgcagaaaaaagcagaagaaaattaaGAGGTAGAGACAAGCAAGAGAGTATTAAAactatgtttaattttttaatttttaaaagctacaTAAGCAGAGATTCTTGGTCTCTTATGcagttctcttttttctattccttttatagGGAAATATTCAAATCTGTTGATGTTTCTCAAGGTCTTATTATTATCaagatcatttttgttgtttgttaataataaaaaagaaattttttattttcaatatcatTAAGGAGGAGATAGGAGTTAGTTGTGTGGTCTCCAGGAATGAAGGAACAGGCTGTGCAAAGGCATAGAGATGGAAGATGCTATGTTCTGTGAGGAACatacatatatttcaaaatatgtattttgaagaatgtatttgtaatattttttctgtaaTAATAGGATGTGTTTCTATGTCTCTTATACATGAAGGAGAATAAAGTCCAGTAAGACTGGAAAGAATCAAATTTTGGAGATCTTTAAATAACAACTGGAAGTGTTTGCATTTAATCATAGTTAGCCACTGGAGTTTTATCTGCAGAAGAGTGACAATCATACTCAAGCTTTACTCAATCATACTCAACCCCTTTGGCAGTTGTATAAAGATTAAGTGAGAGAAGGAAGGGGTATCAGGGAAGAACAGAAATTAAGAAGCTATTAActttaaggataggatttctctctcatcacattcaacttagatcaatgtataccatagaaacaatgtaaagactaacagactgccttctgtgggggggtggggggtgggaagcaagattagggggaaaattgtaaaactcaaaatacataaaatctttctatgaaaaaagctattaaaatagtgcaggtacactaatgcattgttgatggagttgtgaactggtccaacctttctggagagaaaatttagaattacatccaaagggcacTAAAAATGAGCATGCCCTTCAATCCAgtaatacctctactgggtctgtaccctaaagagatcatgaaaaagggtaaaaacatcacttgtacaaacatattcatgGCAGTTCTGTaggtggtagcaaagaattggaaatcaaatgaatgtccctcaattggggaatggctgaacaaactatggtatgtgtacattatgaaacactattgttctattagaaaccgggagggatgggatttcagagaagcctggagagacttgcatgaactgatgctaggcaagatgagcagaatcagaaggacagtacatgggggtgatgatcaacctcaatggacttgatcattccatcaatgcaatagtcagggacaattttagggtatctgcaaaggagaatatcatttgtatccagaaaaagaactgtggagtttaaacaaagaccagactactatcttcaattaaaaaaaaagttatcttatgtactatataattttgctatttctaacattttattttttcctcaaggatatgatttttctcttgacacattcaattttgatcaatgtacataGAATGGAAGCAAAGTAGAGATTaccagacttccttctgtggcaggggagggaagggaaggtgggggaaaaattataaaattcaaaaccttatagaaaaatgataggtagaaagcACTACTgatttataattggaaaacaaataaaatatttattaaataaagaaatgaatgaatgtatgaacAAAATAGTCCAGGTAAAAGATGAGAGCATGAAGTAGGGTAGTGCCCATATGAGCAAAGTCACTAAGTTCATAAACATTAtataagcacctattatgtgaaAGTCACTGATTGATGGAgatacaaataccaaaaaaaagaaagatagtccaGAGTCTCGAAGAGTTAACAGTCTATTGAGGGAAAACTACACATACCAAAGAAAGCTGAAAAATGGTGGGGAggcaggagagaaaggaagaaagaatacagGCCATTCATTAAAAGTAGAAAAAGGCATACCTTTATGGATATTACAGGGGAATTTACCTCGTTGGATTTATGCAGCTATGTATTGAGTGCTTTTTTTCaggtttgttgctttttttttaactaatgtgGGAGCAGGGAAGAGGTAATGGgtagaacaaatttttaaaaagaaaaacaacaggaTATTTATGCCATGGTACACTATATTTATTCAACATAATATATTGTTAGCATTGTTCTGAATTAAAACTCAGGTACTGAACCACATTgccaaaaaagaataatgaaaatattatctataaatatgattaattaaaaatttacagTAAACTTATTAATTTGATAGTAAATGGTATCAACTATTGTGTCATTAATTTTACTAGCTTATTAATTATTGTTAAAACACACTATCATTTTcctactataaatatttcaatGTACCATCTGAATAGAGTAAGACTGCTATTGATATCAAGATATttagaaagaatgagaaatattaactgaataaaataaaagtaaaaaagttaaAGTGGAcctcatttgtatttttaaaatcattgtaaAACTAATACACATGGcacataataaaaaattttttaaattaaaggaaaatataaaattaagtgaatgctcaatttagatcaatgtataccatggaaacaatgcaaagactaacagactgccttctgtggggggtgggaggagggatgCAAGTatggaggaaaattataaaaatcaaaataaataaaatatttcttaaaaaaattagcgAGTGCTTATTGGATGATGATTGCCTACTGAAGTTCAAAATTCCTCATGATCCTTTCAGTTCAGACATACCACGATCTACTTTTCCAGCTCTGGAGCATTCTAGACTCCCAAACCGCAGCAATTTCTTCCCAGACTTCAGAGCCCTCTCAGAAGGCTTTTCATCTTGAGAGaacactagccctagagtcagaccTGCGTTCATAGCCTGAGGTTCTTactctaggcagctaggtggcatattggataaacTGCTGAATCTGGAATGGGGAAGATGAGAACTaatggggcaaatcacttaacctcaactTTCCCTTCTATATAATGAGGGTGCCCCTTCTTCTAGTGTCGTtttgataaaatgagaaatttgaaagTCTTAacgtattatataatataaaagtattgttataataattattatatattttaatatatactatTATTACCTATGTGATCCTAAACAAGTCACAACCTCCCTAAATCTGCTTCTTCTAGTGTAAAATAAGGATGCacttagatgacctctgagatccctccTCCCGCATTGGATATAGCTTAGAGCCTAGGCACATGATTTCATTGAGAGAGGGAACTCCCGCGTGAGGGGGTTCCTCTACCATTGCAGGTAGCGAGTCTTACTTTGAAACTCCCAGGCTTGGAGAGTTGCCTAGACTCTTGGGCCCTAGAACGCAGAAATGGGTCTAGATGAGGAATCGATTCCCGATGATTTGGTTTGGCGGCACCTTTCCAACCACTCCAGCGCCAAGTCAAACCTCCCCTGACTCCGCCCAGGGCTTTCCCCGAGAGGCGGGGCTCAAACCGGAAAGCAAGCCAATGGAAAGAGAGAGCCAACCCCTATCGCCCAAACAATACTCgcacttcctctttctcctccaatcAGTTCCTAGATTCTTCGTCTTCGTTTTCCCGCCCAGTCATTTTACCTCTGCGCCTGCGCTCTGCCCCACCCAGGCTGGCTCTGCGGGACCTTCGGGGATGGGAAGAAGAAGCGTTTCCGCTTCCTGCGTCATGGCCGACTGTTGTCCGGGAGATGTTTCCGCCGCTACCGGCGGGAAGAGAGAACAGTTTGGCAGTCGGTTCTTGAACGATCCGGCCCGTGTTTTCCAGCATAATGCCTGGTAAAAGCCTCTCCCTCACTCAGCCCACTTCTCGCCCTCTTCTCCCCATCGCTCCCGGGGGCAGCGGAGTCCCCGGCCGGGCCCTCGGTGGGCCGGGCCGGCGGTCACTTGCTGCCATCCCGGGAGCCGGAGCCCCGCAGGACGGCGCGGGGAGGGTCGGCCCCGCCGGTCTCTTAAACGCGAATTTGCGTATCTCCCACAGGGATAACGTGGAGTGGTCGGAAGAGCAGGAGGCGGCGGCGGAGAGGAAAGTCCGGGAGAACAGCGCCCAGCGAGTGCCGCCCGAAAAGCAAGGTGCCCCACAGCGCCCCGAGCCCGCACCTCCGGGGCTCCTCTAACGTAAAAGGGTGGGGCGAGGGCCGGCAAGTCTAACCCTGGTTATGTTTGTCTTTAGGCACGTTGAAGGCGGGTTGCTTCCCCATGTTAAGCTGCACCAGAACTTCCTTGAACCACTCTAGCTTGAATTCTCGAAACTGCACCTGTCAGgcatttaaaagtcatttttttgcTGTTActgtcttcttcctctccccctccttaaATTGTAGGGCTAGGGGTgctgtatttatttttgtagaattgtagatttagagctgaaagggacctagAAGGTATTGAAACTGGAACCCCACCCCACTACCAGCATCCCCATTTTTAGgctatgagaaataaaataaatgatttaccCATGACGCCAGACTCTATGCCTTATCATTTAGGAGTGTCAAACTCTTTAGAAGGAGGGCCACTAAATCCTGGGCAAGATGCATATtgtcttagaaaaccacatattaacatttctgcgttttattttgttttttttttattttgttaagtatttctcaattatattttaatctggtttggagCACTTGGGGGGCTTGTATTTCAGGGTTTGATGCATCCATGCTCACTTTTTTaataaggttttttgcaaggcaaatggggttaagtgacttgcccaaggccacacagctaggtaataaatattaagtgtctgagaccggatttgaacccaggtactcctgactccaaggccggtgctttatccactgtgccacctagctgcccctcaacccCCTTCTAAAAACATGAATGTCCTCATCCTTATTAAATGGTTAtccagtatttctttttttttttttttgcaagacaatggggttaagtggcttgcctaaagccacacagctaggtaattattaagtgtctgaggccagatttgaactcaggtacttctgacttcagtgctactgctctacccactgctcccATGCTCACTCTTAGGACAGAACTCTAGTATAGGCAAATCTTTTGcatataaaaaagtaatttatatcagattgttatatatatttagtttttgtgTTTATACTAAAAATATCTTAGTATCTTACTAAGGAACACATTTGCAGTTTTGATTCCAGTTGACTATCAACAAACAGATATAAAGCAAGTGCTGAACCAAGGGATACAAAGGAAGCTGCCTTTTGTGGTTTTTCTTCTTAGCCTTGTTTATAGGTGCAAATTAATGTGGTTTGATTTGACCTACTTAGTTACTTGAGCAATCTACTTTGAAAATGtgtttcttggggcagctaggtggcacagtggatagagcaccagtcctagagtcaggacctgagttcaaatgtggcctcagacacttaataattacctagctgtgtggccttgggcaagtcacttaaccccatttgccctgcaaaaacgtgaaaaacaaaaaaaatatgtctTTCTTCTCTGTGTCTACCTGGATTATGAAGTGGGTGATCgatcaacatgtatttattaagccTTCAGGTCAGTTTAAGGGGAGGAGGATAAATTTTAGGTTTTTACTTAATATCAGACAGAAGAGCTATTCAAGTGTAAAATGGCCTTAGAAAGTAGGATTAAGAACATTTTGTTTCCTATCCTTCCAAATCCTCTTCCTCCATAGAATAATAGAGAGAAATCCTCATAACAGATATGCACAGATGACTCTCCAAAAATATTCATCtcattgtatattttataaagaCCATCATCTTTCTGGTAGGAAGTGGGTTGTAAACCCATTATGGTTTGTGAgtgcattgatcaaagttctaAAATCTCTCAAAGTTATTGGAAATAATATATTGTGTTAGAGCTGGCCTGGAAAGAAGTTAGCTCTTCAAGCTTTTACCTGGAAGAGTTCTGCCAGGAATGCAGAAAGAATTTCAATTTTAAGATGGAGATAAAgctaaaggaaagaagaggagaatcCGATAAAGTAAATATACAGTGTCCTAGCAAATCTGTTTGAGTCACATATTAGGTAATTGagcagaaaataaaacatttggaaTATCCTAAAGAAAAAGCACCTTCTCCGCAACTTGTACGTTGGGGACCTATTAATTTGAGTAAGTATTAGAGGGGAAGCTTTTTCTAGACTATCAAATATTtggaagatggatttttttttgtgacaGGTTTGTGTTCAGAATAGTGTTTTGTAAACCCTAAAGCATTATATACATATGAGTTATAATTGTCTTTTTCTGTTTACAGTTGAATATGAGATCAATGCACATGAATACTGGAATGACTTCTACAAAATTCATGAAAATGGGTTTTTCAAAGATAGACACTGGCTTTTTACTGAATTTCCTGAACTGATTCCTTGCCAGAACCAAAGTAACGTAAAGGACTTACCGTTAAAAGATATTGACCATGAAATAATGGAACACAGAGGCTCTAAAGATGGACTTGGATTGATAGTTTCCAATACTCAACAACACAAAACAACTTCACACAACCTTGATCATAAAGAGCAGAAGAAATACCCCATAGATGAGGCAACTCAGCAACTCGAGCATATGAATATAAACACTAATAACTTTCCTGGTTCCTCAGCCACCTACCGCATACTAGAGGTAACTCCTATGTGTCAATTTGTAAAATTTCAATGATGAAACTTTAATTGTACTTGGCACACTATAAATAACAGCAGTCTGAAAACTGCTGCTATTTGATGATGTcaatgacaaaaattaaacacTCCCATTGGTTTGGAATCTTTTGAAATAAAAGTGACCTGAACAACAGcagttttaaattattaaaactttaatagcataactttaaaattattcacactaaacaaaattaaaactgaTAACCATCtcttggggaaggaggagggtatgaaagggaaaagaaaaaatttacgTAACTTACAGAT from Macrotis lagotis isolate mMagLag1 chromosome 2, bilby.v1.9.chrom.fasta, whole genome shotgun sequence includes these protein-coding regions:
- the METTL2A gene encoding tRNA N(3)-cytidine methyltransferase METTL2A isoform X1 produces the protein MGRRSVSASCVMADCCPGDVSAATGGKREQFGSRFLNDPARVFQHNAWDNVEWSEEQEAAAERKVRENSAQRVPPEKQVEYEINAHEYWNDFYKIHENGFFKDRHWLFTEFPELIPCQNQSNVKDLPLKDIDHEIMEHRGSKDGLGLIVSNTQQHKTTSHNLDHKEQKKYPIDEATQQLEHMNINTNNFPGSSATYRILEVGCGVGNTVFPILHTNNDPGLFVYCCDFSTTAVDLVRTNSEYDSSRCFAFVHDLCDEDKNYPVPRESLDIIILIFVLSSIVPDKMQNAISRLSCLLKPGGMILLRDYGRYDMAQLRFKTGRCLSENFYVRGDGTRVYFFTQDELDTLFTTAGLEKIQNMVDHRLQVNRGKQLTMYRVWIQCKYRKPFSPNTS
- the METTL2A gene encoding tRNA N(3)-cytidine methyltransferase METTL2A isoform X2 — encoded protein: MGRRSVSASCVMADCCPGDVSAATGGKREQFGSRFLNDPARVFQHNAWDNVEWSEEQEAAAERKVRENSAQRVPPEKQVEYEINAHEYWNDFYKIHENGFFKDRHWLFTEFPELIPCQNQSNVKDLPLKDIDHEIMEHRGSKDGLGLIVSNTQQHKTTSHNLDHKEQKKYPIDEATQQLEHMNINTNNFPGSSATYRILEVGCGVGNTVFPILHTNNDPGLFVYCCDFSTTAVDLVRTNSEYDSSRCFAFVHDLCDEDKNYPVPRESLDIIILIFVLSSIVPDKAKLGHQSNSSSAIQWILSTNILRDKDAECHQSAELSSETWRDDSFARLWPL